The following proteins are encoded in a genomic region of Desulfosoma sp.:
- a CDS encoding tetratricopeptide repeat protein, translated as MTEKTVIAWPSAVSASVTDENPSQKPEVDKDSSFLDQLAVQQRVSERLSKAFGRLWSELENLRSEARWQDVLDLIHPAEECFPELVEAGFGPALWGEAAFALCQLKKHDAALDLARRCVQECPDDYQAHARVAYIAYESLYAAKNGEVLLHPEERKARLELAHKHFAKARELRPDNVTQFYRQGMLYKKIQNKPDRALPLFRSAVGNWDALDEEQRKSRHQERKNAIKSLYQWASCLLELGDAKGALNLLTRCLQEDSASQYLSLVHKYFALGKVHYAMGDLKEAEKALDFASSQADPANHDYVFELRARVALAQGKVEEAEKTLSRIPAHRKRPYVLWTEADVLVAQGRLDQAKGLLKKAAEKDRRGRHKALVRLAKIGFRQNALEKCLQWAREASAFTRSTYQNPHDEALFWESAALYRLGRYEEAWQVAEELSAFRPVYPHLKELKKRILQEMKPKNESSQGE; from the coding sequence ATGACTGAAAAAACTGTCATTGCTTGGCCTTCGGCGGTATCGGCATCCGTAACTGATGAAAATCCTTCCCAAAAGCCTGAGGTGGACAAGGATTCGTCCTTTTTGGATCAACTGGCGGTTCAGCAGAGGGTTTCCGAGCGGCTTTCCAAAGCTTTCGGCCGTCTGTGGAGCGAATTGGAAAACCTGCGCTCGGAAGCTCGATGGCAGGATGTTTTGGATTTGATTCATCCGGCCGAAGAGTGCTTTCCCGAGCTGGTGGAAGCGGGGTTTGGTCCTGCGCTTTGGGGAGAAGCGGCTTTTGCTCTGTGTCAGTTGAAAAAGCACGATGCGGCCTTGGACTTGGCCCGTCGTTGTGTTCAGGAATGTCCCGACGACTATCAGGCTCACGCCCGCGTCGCCTACATCGCTTACGAGAGCCTCTATGCGGCGAAAAACGGGGAAGTGCTCCTGCATCCAGAAGAACGAAAGGCCCGCCTGGAGCTGGCCCACAAGCATTTCGCCAAGGCTCGAGAACTACGTCCGGACAACGTCACCCAGTTTTACCGACAGGGGATGCTTTACAAGAAGATTCAGAACAAGCCGGACCGAGCTTTGCCTCTCTTTCGCAGTGCCGTAGGCAACTGGGACGCCTTGGACGAGGAACAAAGAAAGAGCCGTCATCAGGAAAGAAAAAACGCGATCAAATCCCTTTACCAATGGGCCTCATGCCTGCTGGAATTGGGAGACGCCAAAGGCGCTTTAAACCTTTTAACCCGATGTCTGCAAGAGGACAGTGCAAGTCAATACCTTTCTTTGGTTCATAAATACTTTGCCTTGGGCAAGGTGCATTACGCCATGGGGGATTTGAAAGAAGCCGAAAAGGCTTTGGACTTTGCCTCCAGCCAGGCGGATCCAGCGAATCACGATTACGTTTTTGAACTGCGTGCCCGCGTAGCTTTGGCTCAAGGCAAAGTGGAAGAAGCCGAGAAAACCTTGAGCCGTATTCCGGCTCACCGAAAACGCCCTTACGTGCTTTGGACGGAAGCGGATGTTCTGGTCGCCCAAGGGCGTCTGGACCAAGCGAAAGGGTTGCTGAAGAAAGCGGCCGAAAAAGACCGTCGAGGCCGCCACAAGGCTTTGGTACGTTTGGCGAAAATCGGTTTTCGTCAAAACGCTCTGGAAAAGTGCCTGCAGTGGGCTCGAGAAGCCAGCGCCTTCACGCGGTCTACCTATCAAAATCCCCATGATGAGGCCCTGTTCTGGGAATCGGCGGCTCTTTATCGTCTGGGCCGATATGAAGAAGCTTGGCAAGTGGCCGAAGAGCTAAGCGCCTTTCGGCCTGTGTACCCGCACCTTAAAGAGCTCAAGAAACGAATCCTTCAGGAGATGAAGCCAAAAAACGAGTCCTCCCAAGGGGAATAG
- the cas6 gene encoding CRISPR system precrRNA processing endoribonuclease RAMP protein Cas6 produces the protein MTARQSLRFLRLRMEIRARKRLELPSYKGSTLRGALGMALKHSCCAARRRPCETCSLRFSCLYVYLFETPIGGENPADLRYRNAPHPFVLQLAKDGPVTLEPGEPWSFDMTIIGRAMQWTPYLVLATQRMGEIGVGKGRGTYDLERVVSLDEAGEPWEELYQDGLLRLPERSLSLITDPIEVQPSRRESQRVDCWTLEFVTPIRLVSQGEPVRLPHFPLFMATLLRRLENLCRFHGENGCEPKVPYRELMDRAQSVRMVANRTRWFDWERYSHRQGRKMHLGGLVGDVVYEGDITPFRPYLLAGRWVNVGKGTSFGLGRYEVRTSREGD, from the coding sequence ATGACGGCGAGACAATCCTTACGATTTTTACGGCTTCGAATGGAAATCAGAGCCCGCAAAAGGCTGGAACTTCCAAGCTACAAAGGCAGCACGCTTCGAGGCGCTCTGGGGATGGCGCTCAAGCACAGCTGCTGTGCTGCGCGACGACGTCCCTGTGAAACATGTTCTTTGCGGTTTTCTTGCCTCTACGTCTACCTTTTCGAAACCCCGATTGGAGGAGAAAACCCGGCAGACCTTCGGTATCGGAATGCGCCACACCCCTTTGTGCTGCAACTGGCCAAGGACGGCCCCGTGACCCTGGAGCCTGGTGAGCCATGGTCCTTTGATATGACCATCATCGGGCGTGCCATGCAGTGGACCCCTTATCTGGTTCTGGCGACGCAGCGCATGGGTGAGATCGGTGTGGGCAAGGGGCGGGGCACTTACGACTTGGAACGCGTGGTGTCCTTAGACGAAGCGGGAGAACCATGGGAAGAACTTTATCAGGACGGGCTGTTGCGGCTTCCCGAAAGGAGTCTCTCTTTGATAACGGACCCGATAGAAGTTCAGCCGTCCAGGAGGGAGTCACAAAGAGTGGATTGTTGGACCTTGGAATTTGTGACGCCGATCCGGTTGGTTTCTCAGGGGGAACCGGTTCGACTTCCACACTTTCCTTTGTTCATGGCCACATTGCTTCGGCGTTTAGAGAATCTGTGTCGTTTTCATGGAGAAAACGGTTGTGAACCCAAGGTTCCGTATCGCGAGTTAATGGATCGGGCACAGTCCGTGCGCATGGTGGCAAATCGTACGCGATGGTTTGATTGGGAAAGGTACTCGCACCGTCAAGGGAGAAAGATGCATTTAGGAGGGCTTGTGGGGGACGTGGTTTACGAAGGGGACATAACCCCCTTTCGGCCTTATCTCCTCGCAGGCCGATGGGTGAACGTGGGAAAAGGAACCAGTTTCGGCCTCGGCCGCTACGAGGTGAGAACCAGCAGGGAGGGGGACTGA
- the cas10 gene encoding type III-A CRISPR-associated protein Cas10/Csm1, giving the protein MLSREKKLALCMAGLLHDVGKFRQRAEFPEDKGLTHGQIGYEWLKQHYGETAIEALGAVNHHATDEEVWSVNELLILYEADNCSASERRTHYDKTKDVSAAWHRQVPLACVFSRVRNPHEEIPKRLPLKPAYWHLPSKDGLMGWHPPETTEKANTAENYKELWKAFTNEFDALRACGNHRNPNVLLHLLEKYTGVVPSITLRIKGVNDQETYRKHPDISLFDHLKTTAAFAVCLAEWCQERYADRWEKEILKEEIAGEATWAQDAECPFLLVGGDLSGVQRFIYTISSKGALKSLKGRSFFLELFLEHAVDSLLEALELFRCHVIFTGGGHFYLVAPNTPKTAETLRRVSQRLNDYLFRDFNGALELFLRWVPFRKADLRDVTRTWTHLSQELEEAKKRKGEAFLKDLLGEAQEPHPDCYTDKCQVCGREDRPLDKLTIGEATFPVCDPCYDQYNLGNLLQQASRKGPYPVIYRWKEIPAGLKKNEYISIDDRYYQPVQMSFNDKSPKKLPENAEAVYHLNDWDLTHYTHKGSRPLFAAVYVPPEEDFKDLESMAKRGFGIARIGVLRMDVDRLGRVFSLSLPEGERTFSLTASLSRHLSLFFKFHLNGVLRGEKGYPARTRLLGREDGARLLTVVYSGGDDLFLIGHWLDVLEAALDIQRAFSAYTANPYLTVSAGLALGGPHEPVYRLADAAGEAEDRAKADREENGKRFPGRKAFCVFGNHTFPWHESTVPGVGSVLEILGCFEPFLSVGPTSLKIRAEGLSKSFYYKLLQLVRLQRRDGVWMLPKLAYLFGRTRVHASLEENWLDLRKYMFSEKARGWRHVEMALVILLMMMREGDRNNE; this is encoded by the coding sequence ATGCTTTCCCGAGAAAAAAAACTTGCGTTGTGTATGGCGGGGCTTCTCCACGATGTGGGAAAATTCAGGCAGAGAGCCGAGTTTCCAGAAGATAAGGGGCTTACCCACGGTCAGATCGGCTATGAGTGGCTCAAACAACATTACGGAGAAACAGCCATTGAAGCCCTCGGAGCCGTGAACCATCATGCCACCGATGAGGAGGTATGGTCTGTCAACGAGCTCCTGATTCTTTACGAAGCCGACAATTGTTCGGCATCGGAACGACGGACCCATTACGATAAAACGAAGGACGTCTCCGCTGCCTGGCATCGGCAGGTGCCTTTGGCCTGCGTCTTTTCCAGGGTACGTAATCCCCATGAAGAGATTCCGAAAAGGCTGCCGCTTAAGCCGGCTTACTGGCATCTGCCGTCGAAAGATGGGCTTATGGGCTGGCATCCTCCAGAAACCACGGAAAAAGCTAACACTGCTGAAAATTACAAGGAGTTGTGGAAGGCGTTTACTAACGAGTTTGATGCGCTCAGAGCGTGCGGGAATCACCGAAACCCGAATGTGCTTTTGCACCTTTTGGAAAAATACACCGGGGTCGTTCCCTCCATTACCCTTCGCATCAAGGGGGTGAATGACCAGGAAACCTATCGCAAGCACCCCGATATTTCCCTCTTTGATCATCTCAAAACCACGGCAGCTTTTGCTGTGTGCTTGGCCGAGTGGTGTCAGGAGCGTTACGCGGATCGGTGGGAAAAAGAGATCCTGAAAGAGGAGATAGCCGGGGAGGCCACTTGGGCACAGGATGCCGAATGTCCCTTTTTGCTCGTCGGTGGAGACCTTTCCGGCGTGCAGCGTTTCATCTACACCATTTCTTCTAAAGGGGCTTTGAAATCCCTGAAGGGCCGCTCCTTTTTCCTGGAGCTTTTTCTGGAACACGCTGTGGACTCCCTTTTGGAAGCCCTGGAGCTTTTCCGCTGCCATGTGATTTTTACAGGTGGCGGTCACTTTTACCTGGTGGCTCCCAACACCCCTAAGACGGCAGAAACCCTTCGCAGGGTGAGTCAACGCCTAAATGACTACCTTTTTAGAGATTTTAACGGAGCTTTGGAACTTTTCCTGCGTTGGGTGCCTTTTCGCAAAGCGGATCTGAGAGACGTCACACGCACCTGGACGCATCTTTCTCAGGAATTGGAAGAGGCGAAAAAAAGAAAGGGAGAGGCTTTTCTGAAAGACCTGCTCGGTGAGGCGCAAGAGCCTCACCCCGATTGCTACACGGACAAATGCCAGGTGTGCGGCCGCGAGGATCGACCTCTAGATAAGCTTACCATCGGCGAAGCCACCTTTCCCGTTTGCGATCCCTGTTACGACCAATACAATTTGGGGAATCTCCTTCAACAGGCAAGCCGAAAAGGACCCTACCCGGTGATTTATCGCTGGAAGGAGATTCCTGCGGGGCTAAAAAAGAATGAGTACATCAGCATTGATGACCGTTATTACCAACCTGTGCAAATGAGCTTTAACGACAAAAGTCCGAAGAAGCTTCCGGAGAATGCTGAAGCCGTCTACCACTTGAATGATTGGGATCTGACCCACTACACCCACAAAGGTAGCCGCCCGCTTTTCGCTGCGGTTTATGTCCCACCGGAAGAGGACTTTAAAGACTTGGAAAGCATGGCCAAGCGAGGTTTTGGCATCGCTCGCATTGGGGTCCTTCGCATGGACGTGGACCGGCTGGGGCGTGTCTTTTCCCTAAGCCTTCCTGAAGGGGAGAGAACCTTTTCGTTAACGGCCTCCCTCTCGCGACACTTAAGTCTTTTTTTCAAATTCCATCTCAATGGAGTGTTGCGCGGAGAGAAAGGATACCCTGCCAGGACCCGATTGTTAGGTAGAGAAGACGGCGCCAGACTCCTCACGGTAGTCTATTCCGGCGGAGACGACCTATTTCTCATCGGACATTGGCTGGATGTTCTCGAAGCTGCTTTGGATATTCAACGGGCTTTCAGTGCTTACACAGCCAATCCTTATTTGACGGTTTCGGCAGGGTTGGCCTTAGGAGGTCCCCATGAACCCGTCTATCGCCTGGCCGATGCTGCAGGAGAGGCCGAAGATCGGGCCAAGGCAGACAGAGAAGAGAACGGAAAGAGGTTCCCGGGGCGAAAAGCTTTCTGCGTCTTCGGCAATCACACCTTCCCCTGGCATGAGAGCACCGTGCCCGGTGTCGGTAGCGTCTTGGAAATTTTGGGGTGTTTTGAACCCTTTTTGTCCGTGGGACCAACAAGTTTGAAGATTCGCGCGGAAGGGCTGTCCAAATCCTTTTATTACAAGCTCCTACAACTTGTGCGGCTCCAGCGTCGCGATGGAGTTTGGATGCTCCCGAAGTTGGCATACCTTTTTGGGAGGACTCGAGTGCACGCATCCCTAGAAGAAAACTGGTTAGACCTTAGAAAGTACATGTTTTCCGAGAAGGCCCGGGGGTGGCGCCATGTGGAAATGGCGCTCGTCATCCTTTTAATGATGATGAGAGAAGGAGACCGGAACAATGAGTGA
- the csm2 gene encoding type III-A CRISPR-associated protein Csm2 — translation MSDTKKPSSISEFKGELRDLKQVSMERLVEIADSVGFQISERVKMNQIRRFLDGARKVEAEVKRSKQFDQVKDRIVLLRPKLAYAAGRNADVKPLAELLDAAVTSAAKSEENFKKFLRLMEGIIAYHRYHGGRD, via the coding sequence ATGAGTGACACCAAAAAACCTAGCAGCATCAGTGAATTCAAAGGTGAACTCAGGGACTTAAAACAAGTGTCCATGGAACGTTTGGTGGAAATTGCGGACTCAGTGGGATTCCAAATTTCTGAAAGAGTCAAAATGAATCAGATCCGTCGCTTTTTGGACGGGGCCCGCAAGGTGGAAGCGGAAGTGAAGAGATCAAAACAGTTTGATCAGGTAAAGGATCGTATCGTTTTGCTTCGACCCAAACTGGCTTATGCCGCCGGACGCAACGCGGATGTCAAGCCGTTGGCTGAGCTTTTGGATGCGGCGGTTACGTCGGCGGCCAAGTCCGAGGAAAATTTCAAAAAATTCCTGCGACTCATGGAAGGAATCATCGCTTACCACCGTTACCATGGAGGAAGGGACTAA
- the csm3 gene encoding type III-A CRISPR-associated RAMP protein Csm3, which yields MTPKTYRKLLGKIVLEGVMECLSGLHIGASKENLEIGALDSPVVRDPISSEPYVPGSSLKGKLRALLEKAHPELFPNRDGGSGISRHECNDWKPGNNKNKNYGITLDYPGALQCPVCRLFGSTGAGDGDNFPARLKVRDMRLTDQSRKELEAIDTGLLFTEWKFENGIDRVTSSANPRNLERVPRGTRFQFSMTYDVEDLETLHEDLKNLQLAIALLQDDALGGHGSRGYGHVKFEFSEIEARKIDYYRGQKEQSKTVTSLEELADLAQFFNNGQRA from the coding sequence ATGACACCGAAGACTTACCGCAAACTTTTGGGAAAAATCGTATTGGAAGGCGTCATGGAATGCCTGAGCGGGCTCCATATCGGAGCGTCCAAGGAAAACCTTGAGATCGGCGCTTTGGACAGTCCTGTGGTCAGGGATCCCATTTCATCGGAACCGTATGTTCCCGGCAGTTCTTTGAAAGGGAAACTGAGGGCTCTTTTAGAAAAAGCTCACCCTGAACTTTTTCCCAACCGGGATGGTGGCTCCGGTATCAGTCGCCATGAGTGCAACGACTGGAAGCCCGGCAACAATAAGAACAAAAATTACGGTATCACGCTGGACTATCCCGGGGCTCTGCAATGTCCGGTTTGCCGTCTTTTCGGTTCCACAGGAGCCGGTGACGGTGATAACTTTCCGGCGCGTCTCAAGGTCAGGGATATGCGCCTTACGGATCAGAGCCGTAAGGAGCTGGAGGCCATTGACACGGGGCTACTTTTTACCGAGTGGAAGTTCGAAAACGGTATCGATCGTGTTACCTCGTCAGCCAATCCCAGGAACCTGGAAAGGGTTCCTCGAGGCACCCGGTTCCAATTTTCGATGACCTATGACGTAGAAGATTTAGAAACGCTGCACGAAGATTTGAAAAACCTTCAATTGGCAATCGCCTTGTTGCAGGACGACGCTTTGGGCGGTCACGGATCTCGCGGGTACGGTCATGTGAAGTTTGAGTTTAGCGAGATAGAAGCCCGAAAAATAGATTACTATCGAGGGCAAAAGGAACAGTCCAAAACGGTGACAAGCCTTGAAGAGCTGGCTGACTTGGCCCAGTTTTTTAATAACGGTCAAAGGGCTTAA